A part of Alphaproteobacteria bacterium genomic DNA contains:
- a CDS encoding M20/M25/M40 family metallo-hydrolase, producing the protein MTTDRETLLAWVDAEKQDLIDFLQGFIRAKSPNPPGDTRAAADHIKKFLERQKLPYRVIAPREEMPNIVASFDARSAGRHLVLNGHIDVFPVGDGFGWTRDPWGGEIVDGKIYGRGAVDMKTGTTASIMTFMFLNRIKDRLRGRLTLTAVSDEETFGPWGARYLMEHHPEVHGDCLLNGEPGSPYSVRFGEKGPLWLEFTVRTAGAHGAYTHKSKSATKIAMKLAGELEAVTKIKPDVSDNIRAALEIGRATMDKAMGDNAADTVSLVTLNVGTIRGGLKVNMVPSECVFEVDIRLPIGVTKEQVLSTVAPLLSRFPEATMREIGSSAPSWCDPNGEMVEILQRNVENLMGFKPTPIVSLGGTDARLWRYQNIPAYVYGPFPNGMGSQDEHVVIDEFLHIVRTHVLSAYDYLTRE; encoded by the coding sequence ATGACCACGGACAGGGAGACGCTCCTTGCTTGGGTCGACGCGGAGAAGCAGGATTTGATCGACTTTTTGCAAGGATTCATTCGCGCCAAAAGCCCCAATCCGCCGGGCGATACCCGTGCGGCGGCGGATCATATCAAGAAATTTCTCGAGCGGCAGAAGTTGCCGTATCGCGTCATCGCACCTCGGGAGGAAATGCCGAACATCGTTGCAAGCTTCGATGCTCGCTCGGCCGGCCGGCACCTCGTGCTCAACGGACATATTGACGTTTTTCCGGTTGGCGACGGCTTCGGATGGACGCGCGATCCCTGGGGTGGCGAAATCGTCGACGGTAAAATCTATGGGCGAGGTGCTGTGGATATGAAGACCGGCACCACAGCTTCGATCATGACCTTCATGTTCCTCAACCGCATTAAGGATCGGTTGAGGGGCAGGCTCACGTTGACGGCGGTGTCGGATGAGGAGACCTTCGGGCCGTGGGGTGCGCGCTATCTGATGGAGCATCATCCGGAGGTTCATGGCGACTGTCTTTTGAATGGCGAACCGGGCAGCCCCTACTCGGTTCGCTTCGGCGAAAAAGGACCACTCTGGCTCGAATTCACCGTTCGCACGGCGGGCGCCCACGGCGCTTACACCCATAAGAGCAAGAGTGCCACGAAGATTGCCATGAAACTGGCGGGCGAACTCGAAGCCGTAACGAAGATAAAGCCGGATGTCTCGGACAACATTCGCGCGGCCCTCGAAATCGGGCGAGCGACGATGGACAAGGCGATGGGAGACAATGCGGCCGACACCGTGTCGCTGGTAACGCTCAATGTCGGAACGATAAGAGGCGGGCTCAAGGTCAATATGGTGCCGAGCGAATGCGTGTTCGAGGTGGATATTCGACTCCCGATCGGCGTCACCAAGGAGCAAGTGCTCAGCACCGTCGCACCCTTGCTGTCGCGATTTCCGGAGGCGACGATGCGTGAGATCGGCAGCAGCGCGCCGTCGTGGTGCGATCCGAATGGCGAGATGGTCGAGATCCTTCAAAGAAACGTCGAAAATCTGATGGGGTTCAAGCCGACGCCGATTGTGAGCTTGGGCGGTACCGACGCTCGTCTTTGGCGCTACCAGAATATCCCGGCATACGTGTATGGGCCGTTCCCCAACGGAATGGGTTCGCAGGACGAACACGTCGTGATCGACGAATTCCTGCACATCGTGCGCACGCACGTGCTCTCGGCCTACGACTATCTTACAAGGGAATAA
- a CDS encoding SUMF1/EgtB/PvdO family nonheme iron enzyme, whose amino-acid sequence MRGEIRQFNGGKGVGKDGFYPPDGPPRRLAAILAADIAGYSRLMGMDEEGTHARVMRHRRELIDPTIAEHHGKVVKNTGDGFIAMFDSPVEAVRCAVVIQQSMIGRNTSLPRERWVLYRIGVNLGDVIVEPDDIYGEGVNIAARLEGIAEPGDVYISGGIYEQIKNKLVCGYQSLGDRRVKNITDPISVYRVLPDPAAVLKARTRGRHAALATGIVAGFAIAGGVLWYFLIANHAPLPNEASTPTSALQATSQPPPQPAPAPSPTPAQTTTQASPAPAPAVPQATPQAAPQPAPLPAPVASAPATPAAPEAPQTAMTAPPPPPSARSTGEPETIPLPGGTFAMGSNEDSSEKPVHRVTVKPFAIGKFPVTVGEWNACVAAKACTYAPTGMNEAPVTNLSWNDTQQYLEWLSKTTQKQYRLPTEAEWEYAARGGTETKYWWGERIEKNAANCKGCNEPYDPAAPAKVGSFMPNPFGLYDTGGGVDQWVEDCWHKTYQGAPTNGSQWMDADCSSHVIRGGSWRNDPSYVRPASRDHYDTAVRYPTHGFRVARSL is encoded by the coding sequence ATGCGCGGAGAGATTCGTCAGTTCAATGGCGGCAAGGGCGTCGGGAAGGACGGATTTTATCCTCCGGATGGACCGCCGCGTCGCCTGGCCGCGATCCTCGCGGCCGACATTGCGGGTTACAGCCGTCTCATGGGCATGGACGAGGAAGGGACGCACGCACGCGTCATGCGGCATCGGCGCGAGCTGATCGATCCGACGATCGCAGAGCATCACGGCAAGGTTGTCAAGAATACCGGAGACGGCTTCATCGCAATGTTCGACAGCCCCGTCGAGGCCGTGCGTTGCGCCGTCGTCATCCAACAAAGCATGATCGGGCGAAATACGTCGCTTCCGCGGGAACGTTGGGTACTTTATCGCATCGGGGTGAATCTCGGCGATGTCATCGTCGAGCCCGACGATATTTACGGCGAGGGCGTAAATATCGCAGCGCGCCTCGAGGGCATTGCCGAGCCGGGCGACGTTTATATCTCCGGCGGTATTTACGAGCAGATCAAGAACAAGCTCGTATGCGGTTATCAGTCCCTCGGGGATCGGCGGGTCAAGAACATCACCGACCCGATCAGCGTCTACCGCGTGCTGCCGGATCCCGCCGCGGTGCTGAAGGCCCGAACGAGAGGTCGACACGCCGCACTCGCCACGGGGATTGTGGCCGGCTTTGCGATTGCGGGCGGCGTTCTGTGGTATTTCCTTATTGCCAACCACGCGCCACTGCCGAACGAGGCGTCAACGCCGACCTCCGCGCTGCAAGCGACGTCACAACCGCCGCCGCAGCCAGCGCCGGCTCCCTCACCAACGCCCGCGCAAACGACGACACAGGCGTCGCCGGCTCCGGCACCTGCGGTCCCGCAGGCGACACCACAAGCAGCACCGCAGCCGGCACCGCTTCCAGCACCCGTAGCATCTGCTCCCGCAACACCGGCGGCGCCGGAGGCTCCGCAAACTGCGATGACAGCACCCCCTCCACCGCCTTCGGCACGCTCGACCGGCGAGCCCGAAACGATACCGTTGCCGGGTGGCACGTTTGCGATGGGCAGCAATGAGGATTCCTCCGAGAAGCCCGTCCATCGAGTGACGGTGAAACCATTTGCTATAGGAAAATTCCCGGTTACCGTGGGCGAATGGAATGCCTGCGTCGCCGCGAAGGCATGTACCTATGCGCCGACTGGAATGAACGAGGCGCCGGTCACGAATTTGAGCTGGAACGACACCCAGCAGTACCTTGAATGGCTTTCAAAGACGACTCAAAAACAATATCGGCTCCCCACCGAGGCCGAGTGGGAATATGCAGCACGCGGCGGTACGGAGACGAAATATTGGTGGGGCGAGCGGATCGAGAAAAACGCGGCTAATTGCAAGGGATGCAACGAGCCGTACGATCCGGCGGCACCGGCCAAGGTCGGCAGCTTCATGCCGAACCCCTTTGGGCTCTACGATACCGGCGGCGGCGTCGATCAATGGGTCGAGGATTGCTGGCACAAGACATATCAGGGTGCGCCGACGAATGGTTCACAGTGGATGGATGCGGACTGCTCGTCGCACGTCATCCGGGGAGGGTCTTGGCGGAACGATCCGAGTTATGTGCGACCCGCGAGCCGTGACCACTACGACACGGCAGTGCGCTATCCAACACATGGGTTCCGCGTCGCTCGCTCGCTATAG
- a CDS encoding DUF4399 domain-containing protein — MSITRRALVSTALMLLPAKAFSQHTPAAKDAYLYIIWPLNGMTIKGAFWCRFGLRNMGVTHAGDTFANSGHHHLFVDVDEPLDPNQPIPQDKQHLHFGAGQTEARIELAPGKHTLQLVLGDANHYPFDPPVVSKKITITVT, encoded by the coding sequence ATGTCGATCACCCGAAGGGCCCTGGTTTCCACGGCCCTGATGCTGTTGCCAGCCAAGGCATTCTCCCAGCACACGCCGGCCGCAAAGGACGCCTATCTTTATATCATCTGGCCGCTGAACGGCATGACCATTAAGGGCGCCTTCTGGTGCCGTTTCGGGCTGCGAAACATGGGCGTCACCCATGCCGGGGACACTTTCGCCAACAGCGGTCACCATCATCTTTTCGTCGACGTGGACGAACCGCTCGATCCAAATCAACCGATCCCGCAGGACAAACAGCATTTGCACTTCGGTGCTGGCCAGACCGAGGCGCGGATCGAACTGGCGCCCGGCAAGCATACGCTTCAGCTCGTGCTCGGCGATGCCAATCATTATCCATTCGACCCGCCGGTCGTCTCCAAGAAGATCACGATCACGGTGACATGA
- a CDS encoding 2-oxoglutarate and iron-dependent oxygenase domain-containing protein produces the protein MSQRIPVIDLSDAFEGVSAARRKLASRLDRICREIGFFTIVGHGVPSTTLDDLRDRANEFFALPPSEKQRAIHPIADTPRGYRPIGIEALSYGNERQTPADLKEYYHFGRETWPEDAYFTSAEGRSYFIPNLWPEWPPGFGGAARRYYAEMERIALALMRLAALGLDVDEHFFDDKIDRHITAMRLNFYPAQAAAPLPGQLRAGEHTDYGTFTILNGENVPGGLQVLTRDGDWVDVETDARSFVVNIGDLLMRWTNDRWISNTHRVVNPPADIASRAQRLSIAFFHHPNYDASIECIAPPGTAKYPPVKSGEYRDSKYRRTRLIATTT, from the coding sequence GTGTCACAGCGCATCCCCGTCATCGACCTTTCCGACGCGTTCGAAGGCGTTTCAGCGGCGCGGCGCAAGCTCGCGTCACGACTCGATCGGATATGCCGCGAAATCGGATTCTTTACGATCGTCGGGCATGGCGTGCCGTCCACCACGCTCGACGATTTGCGCGATCGGGCAAATGAATTTTTTGCACTTCCGCCTAGCGAAAAACAACGCGCCATCCATCCGATCGCCGACACGCCGCGCGGTTATCGTCCCATCGGCATCGAGGCGTTGTCCTACGGCAATGAGAGGCAAACGCCGGCAGACCTCAAGGAATACTATCATTTCGGCCGGGAGACTTGGCCCGAGGATGCTTATTTCACGAGTGCCGAGGGTCGAAGCTATTTCATCCCGAACCTATGGCCAGAATGGCCGCCGGGCTTTGGCGGGGCCGCGCGCCGATATTACGCCGAAATGGAACGGATTGCCCTGGCGCTGATGCGGCTTGCCGCACTCGGGCTGGATGTTGACGAACATTTCTTCGACGACAAGATCGACCGCCATATCACGGCGATGCGCCTCAATTTTTACCCGGCGCAAGCCGCAGCACCATTGCCCGGCCAGCTTCGTGCCGGGGAGCACACCGACTACGGCACGTTCACGATCCTGAATGGCGAGAACGTGCCCGGCGGATTGCAGGTGTTGACCAGGGACGGCGATTGGGTCGATGTCGAAACGGACGCGCGCAGCTTCGTCGTCAATATCGGAGATCTGCTCATGCGCTGGACCAATGACCGTTGGATCTCGAACACGCACCGCGTCGTCAATCCGCCGGCGGACATCGCGTCTCGAGCCCAGCGCCTTTCAATCGCGTTCTTCCATCATCCCAACTACGATGCGTCAATCGAATGCATAGCACCGCCCGGCACCGCGAAATATCCACCGGTCAAATCGGGCGAATACCGTGACAGCAAATACCGGCGCACGCGGCTGATTGCCACAACAACATAA
- a CDS encoding chloride channel protein yields the protein MAEQSGNPARPTENQSNSVLTGETLPPAEGMVAEDIRRIGLTHLSVLAFVVGIVTGLGAIAFRDLIGLIHNALFLGHLSVQYDANLFTPPSPWGPFVILVPVIGALGVTFLVTTFAPEAQGHGVPEVMDAIYYKGGVIRPAVAVVKSLASALAIGSGAAVGREGPIIQIGSALGSTLGQIIRMPAGQRIILVAAGAGAGIAATFNTPIGGVMFAIELMMPEVSVSTFLPVAIATGAATFIGRFFLGQQPAFAVPVLPPLAADVTSAVILCLYALLGVLTGVAATGFIRGLQLIEDLFDRINERYTRHAVGMLLVGMLIYALFERFGHYYVEGVGYSTVQAILLGQLSAGGLLLLLFFCKMLATSVSLGSGSSGGIFSPSLFMGATIGGAFAAILSQLHLPFAINIPSFAIVGMGAMVGGGTGAAMTAVTMIFEMTRDYDIVMPLILAVALSVGVRRLLSRENIYTFKLLRRGHVIPKALHANMFLVRLAKDVMDKDFVLVPAGTSFDDFLAWPEHKGRMRHVVVTEGRHILGVLRVNTALRQGREGAISSVTFREIANRKFTIVREGDIVYDVIQRIWRKQAIMALVTFGRGVPRPESIAGVITKEHVADSVASSVKVYPT from the coding sequence ATGGCTGAACAATCCGGAAATCCCGCTCGGCCCACGGAAAATCAATCCAATTCTGTTCTGACCGGGGAGACGCTGCCTCCAGCCGAGGGCATGGTTGCGGAAGACATCCGTCGGATCGGTCTAACCCATCTTTCCGTGCTCGCCTTCGTCGTGGGCATCGTCACCGGCCTCGGCGCCATCGCCTTTAGGGACTTGATCGGCCTCATCCACAACGCTCTTTTTCTTGGCCACTTGTCTGTCCAGTACGACGCGAATCTCTTCACCCCGCCGAGCCCCTGGGGCCCATTCGTAATACTGGTGCCGGTCATCGGCGCGCTCGGCGTGACTTTTCTCGTCACGACGTTCGCTCCCGAGGCGCAAGGCCACGGCGTTCCCGAGGTAATGGACGCGATATACTACAAAGGTGGTGTTATCCGTCCTGCCGTGGCAGTCGTGAAGTCGCTGGCTTCCGCTCTCGCGATCGGAAGCGGTGCGGCGGTCGGCCGCGAGGGACCCATCATCCAGATCGGTTCCGCACTCGGATCGACGCTGGGGCAGATCATCCGGATGCCTGCGGGGCAGCGGATTATACTCGTGGCGGCGGGAGCCGGTGCAGGCATCGCCGCGACCTTCAATACCCCCATCGGCGGCGTCATGTTCGCCATCGAGCTCATGATGCCGGAAGTTAGCGTGAGCACTTTTCTGCCCGTCGCGATTGCGACCGGCGCGGCAACGTTCATCGGACGCTTTTTCTTGGGTCAACAGCCGGCGTTCGCTGTCCCCGTATTGCCCCCACTTGCGGCCGATGTAACCTCCGCCGTCATCCTCTGCCTTTACGCCCTGCTCGGAGTCCTGACGGGCGTGGCTGCGACGGGGTTCATTCGTGGGCTGCAGCTTATCGAGGATTTGTTCGACAGGATCAACGAACGGTACACCCGCCATGCGGTCGGCATGCTGCTTGTCGGGATGCTCATCTACGCGCTCTTCGAGCGTTTCGGACATTACTATGTCGAAGGTGTCGGTTATTCGACCGTTCAGGCAATCCTGCTGGGCCAGTTGTCGGCTGGCGGATTACTTCTCTTGCTATTTTTCTGCAAAATGTTGGCGACCTCGGTAAGTCTGGGGTCGGGATCCTCCGGCGGCATCTTTTCGCCGTCTCTTTTCATGGGGGCTACGATCGGTGGCGCTTTCGCAGCTATCCTGTCTCAGCTTCATCTGCCGTTTGCGATCAATATCCCATCTTTCGCGATTGTTGGCATGGGCGCCATGGTCGGCGGCGGCACGGGTGCTGCGATGACCGCCGTCACGATGATCTTTGAGATGACGCGCGACTACGACATCGTCATGCCGTTGATCCTCGCGGTCGCCTTGAGCGTCGGTGTCCGACGTCTCTTGTCGCGGGAGAATATTTACACGTTCAAACTGCTCCGCCGCGGACACGTCATTCCAAAAGCTTTGCACGCCAACATGTTTCTCGTCCGGCTGGCCAAAGATGTCATGGATAAGGACTTCGTTCTGGTTCCGGCCGGGACGAGCTTCGATGATTTTCTCGCATGGCCGGAACACAAAGGCCGTATGCGACACGTCGTCGTCACGGAGGGTCGACATATCCTCGGTGTGCTTCGCGTCAATACGGCGCTGAGACAGGGCAGAGAGGGAGCGATATCCAGCGTCACGTTCCGCGAAATCGCGAACCGCAAGTTTACCATCGTTCGTGAGGGCGACATCGTCTACGACGTCATCCAGCGCATCTGGCGCAAGCAAGCGATCATGGCGCTCGTCACGTTCGGGCGCGGCGTACCGAGGCCGGAAAGCATCGCCGGTGTGATCACGAAGGAGCATGTCGCCGACTCCGTCGCTAGCAGCGTCAAGGTGTACCCCACTTGA
- a CDS encoding dipeptidase yields the protein MTDWQISARGRALHSAGIVWDAHTCLPLTPGQSMEPLERHRAAGVTFVSVNVGMDFNPVSQIMRVIANFRAWLERHSDRFLLADSVDDIDRAKRQGKLAVAFDLEGAAMLENDLAMVQLFSDLGVRQIHLAYNRDNSVAGGCHGNDAPLTAFGRQVVQEINRVGLLMDCSHSGYRTSMEVMERSTRPVIFSHSNVRELKDHARNIRNDQIVACAQTGGVIAVSGIGIFLGANDIRLETLVRHIDYIAERVGAAHIGLGLDYVFGALSGDLPAGSHPDEWWPPGNEYDLDDMAIVPPERFPEITEALLARGYSDIEVRGILGENMTRVARETWNSKRK from the coding sequence ATGACAGACTGGCAAATCTCGGCAAGAGGGCGCGCACTTCACTCGGCGGGCATCGTCTGGGACGCGCACACTTGTCTTCCGCTCACACCCGGCCAATCCATGGAGCCGCTGGAACGGCATCGGGCGGCGGGCGTCACTTTTGTATCGGTCAATGTTGGCATGGATTTCAATCCGGTCTCCCAAATCATGCGGGTGATTGCGAACTTCCGTGCGTGGCTCGAAAGGCATTCGGACCGATTCCTGCTGGCAGACTCCGTCGACGACATCGACCGCGCCAAGCGCCAAGGCAAGCTTGCCGTCGCCTTCGATTTGGAAGGTGCCGCTATGCTCGAAAACGACCTTGCGATGGTGCAACTTTTTAGCGATCTCGGCGTCCGGCAAATTCATCTCGCGTATAACCGCGATAATTCCGTGGCGGGCGGTTGCCACGGAAACGATGCGCCCTTGACTGCCTTCGGGCGCCAAGTGGTCCAGGAAATCAACCGGGTCGGGCTGCTTATGGACTGCTCGCACTCGGGCTATCGCACGAGTATGGAAGTCATGGAACGCTCCACGCGGCCCGTGATTTTCTCCCACTCGAATGTTCGGGAATTGAAAGATCACGCGCGAAACATCCGTAACGACCAGATCGTTGCTTGCGCGCAAACAGGCGGCGTCATCGCCGTCAGTGGAATCGGGATTTTTCTTGGGGCGAACGACATCCGCCTGGAAACGCTCGTGCGGCACATCGACTATATAGCCGAACGTGTCGGAGCAGCCCATATCGGCCTTGGGCTCGACTATGTCTTCGGCGCGCTGAGCGGCGACCTGCCGGCCGGCTCTCACCCTGACGAATGGTGGCCGCCCGGCAACGAGTACGATTTGGACGACATGGCGATCGTGCCGCCTGAACGTTTTCCCGAGATAACGGAGGCACTGCTCGCCCGCGGTTACAGCGACATCGAGGTGCGCGGGATTCTGGGCGAAAACATGACGCGGGTCGCGCGTGAGACTTGGAATTCCAAGCGGAAATAA
- a CDS encoding class I SAM-dependent methyltransferase has translation MDLRPYGLSHSQIERAASVLNYQPFIISDDIQTGVAWSWVSGSDPRISPPLVFRRDEWNGKWGAIEDANARLRTMYDDFIAEIVSRYPGGSLFDIACNNGYFPVKAQLSGMSRCAGMDMGAAYKHSIRLLNKVTGARVKFHHGAYDSVRHEGPIRGQYDVVISSAIMCHLPDPLNFLAYLGRVARHAIFFFGQVVDTDALLVSYLPPHPTLSGVRSFPCSFNDNTRLSMGLMKLSLDSMGFRKLVEFPWRDTWLSREIFVGHDYEAHLPYIQADTEDRRSFAAKGARLLEELRGGSRHMAFLAMR, from the coding sequence GTGGATTTGCGGCCATATGGGCTCTCGCACAGCCAGATCGAGCGCGCCGCGAGCGTGCTCAACTATCAGCCGTTCATCATCTCGGACGACATACAGACCGGGGTAGCCTGGAGCTGGGTCAGCGGCAGCGATCCGCGCATCTCGCCACCGCTCGTGTTTCGGCGCGACGAGTGGAACGGCAAGTGGGGTGCAATCGAAGACGCAAACGCGCGCTTGCGCACCATGTACGACGATTTTATCGCCGAGATCGTCAGCCGCTATCCGGGCGGCAGCCTCTTCGATATTGCCTGCAATAACGGCTACTTCCCGGTCAAGGCGCAGCTTTCAGGGATGTCGCGCTGTGCCGGCATGGACATGGGAGCGGCGTACAAGCACTCGATTCGGTTGCTCAACAAGGTGACGGGCGCGCGCGTCAAATTCCATCACGGAGCTTACGATTCTGTGCGTCACGAAGGGCCGATTCGCGGGCAATACGACGTGGTGATTTCCTCCGCCATCATGTGCCACCTGCCCGATCCGCTGAATTTCCTTGCCTATCTCGGTCGAGTGGCGCGGCATGCAATATTCTTTTTCGGCCAAGTCGTCGACACGGACGCACTTTTGGTTTCCTATTTGCCGCCGCATCCAACCCTTTCAGGCGTTCGCTCCTTTCCCTGCTCATTCAACGACAACACGCGGCTTTCGATGGGCCTCATGAAGTTGTCGCTCGACTCGATGGGCTTTCGCAAGCTCGTAGAGTTTCCCTGGCGCGACACATGGTTGTCGCGCGAAATCTTCGTCGGTCATGACTATGAGGCGCATCTGCCTTATATCCAGGCGGACACCGAGGATCGGCGTTCCTTTGCCGCCAAGGGTGCTCGCTTGCTGGAGGAGCTCCGGGGCGGCTCGCGCCATATGGCCTTCCTCGCCATGCGTTAG